In a single window of the Pongo abelii isolate AG06213 chromosome 1, NHGRI_mPonAbe1-v2.0_pri, whole genome shotgun sequence genome:
- the LOC100452634 gene encoding olfactory receptor 2L3-like codes for MENYNQTSADFILPGLFPPSRIGLFLFFLIVFIFLMALIGNLSMILLIFLDIHLHTPMYFLLSQLSFIDLNYISTIVPKMASDFLYGNKSISFIGCGIQSFFFTTLAVVEALLLTSMAYDLYIAICFPLHYLICMSKRECVLMITGSWIIGSINTCAHTIYILYIPYCQSRVINHFFCDVPAMVTLACMDTWVYEGTVFFSTTIFLVFPFIGISCSYGWVLLAVYRMKSGEGRKKAYLTCSTHLTVVTFFYAPSIYTYLRPRSLQSPTEDKVLAVFYTILTPMLNCMIYSLRNKEVMGALIQVSQRICSGKM; via the coding sequence ATGGAAAATTACAATCAAACATCAGCTGATTTCATCTTACCGGGGTTGTTCCCACCATCAAGAATTGggcttttcctcttctttctcattgttttcattttcctaatggctTTAATTGGAAACCTATCCATGATTCTTCTCATCTTCTTGGACATCCATCTCCACACGCCCATGTATTTCCTACTTAGTCAGCTCTCCTTCATTGACCTAAATTACATCTCCACCATTGTTCCTAAGATGGCTTCTGATTTTCTGTATGGAAACAAGTCTATCTCCTTCATTGGGTGTGGGATTCAGAGTTTCTTCTTCACAACTTTAGCTGTTGTAGAAGCACTGCTCCTGACATCAATGGCCTATGATCTTTACATTGCTATTTGCTTTCCTCTTCACTATCTCATTTGCATGAGCAAAAGAGAGTGTGTGCTGATGATAACAGGGTCTTGGATCATAGGCTCTATCAATACTTGTGctcacactatatatatactctatatccCTTATTGCCAATCCAGGGTCATCAATCATTTCTTCTGTGATGTCCCAGCCATGGTGACTCTGGCCTGCATGGACACCTGGGTCTATGAGGGCACAGTGTTTTTTAGCACCACCATCTTTCTTGTGTTTCCCTTCATTGGTATTTCATGTTCCTATGGGTGGGTTCTCCTTGCTGTCTACCGCATGAAATctggagaagggaggaagaaagccTATTTGACCTGCAGCACCCACCTCACTGTAGTGACTTTCTTCTATGCACCTTCTATTTATACCTATCTACGTCCAAGATCCCTGCAATCTCCAACAGAGGACAAGGTTCTGGCTGTCTTCTACACCATCCTCACCCCAATGCTCAACTGCATGATCTATAGCCTGAGAAACAAGGAGGTGATGGGGGCCCTGATACAAGTGAGTCAGAGAATCTGCTCTGGGAAAATGTAG